From Candidatus Dadabacteria bacterium, the proteins below share one genomic window:
- a CDS encoding DUF177 domain-containing protein, translated as MRVNVSEIKDGGLSLNLTRGPGWLGGSEKSEVASVGSDIEFHIDLLRTAGEISVRGKIGFLAVARCSRCLSDVSVDTNLEVNLILSPSETEKKEEAGGEIDYETYRGRTIDLNDYMREQVNLSLPYKVVCVENCRGLCSGCGQNLNEQQCGCETRQEDSRFAVLKDIKI; from the coding sequence ATGAGAGTTAACGTATCGGAAATAAAGGACGGGGGATTGAGTCTCAATCTCACGAGGGGGCCGGGATGGCTCGGCGGTTCCGAGAAATCAGAAGTCGCGAGCGTGGGTTCCGATATAGAGTTTCATATTGATCTTTTACGCACGGCGGGCGAGATAAGCGTGCGGGGAAAAATCGGATTTCTGGCGGTCGCCCGGTGTTCCCGCTGCTTAAGCGACGTAAGCGTTGATACGAATCTTGAGGTAAACCTAATTCTTTCGCCTTCTGAGACAGAAAAGAAGGAGGAAGCAGGCGGAGAGATAGATTATGAAACTTACCGGGGTAGGACGATAGACCTTAACGATTACATGAGAGAGCAGGTGAATCTTTCGCTTCCCTACAAGGTGGTCTGCGTCGAGAACTGCAGGGGACTTTGCAGCGGGTGCGGACAGAATCTTAACGAACAGCAGTGCGGCTGCGAGACTCGCCAGGAGGACTCGCGCTTTGCGGTGCTTAAAGATATAAAGATATAG
- the rpmF gene encoding 50S ribosomal protein L32 has protein sequence MALPKRKTSRSKSRKRRTHYSVALPGASFCPECNEMKPPHRACPSCGYYKGRNFFRQAPDTEVVAED, from the coding sequence ATGGCATTACCCAAAAGAAAGACTTCCAGATCGAAATCAAGAAAAAGAAGAACCCATTATTCCGTTGCGTTGCCGGGGGCTTCCTTTTGTCCCGAGTGCAACGAGATGAAACCTCCCCACAGGGCCTGTCCCAGTTGCGGCTACTACAAGGGAAGGAATTTCTTCAGACAGGCTCCCGATACGGAAGTCGTTGCGGAAGACTAA
- the fabD gene encoding ACP S-malonyltransferase produces MIAFLFPGQGSQYIGMGADFCAEFAVARQTFEEANDALGIDLAKLCFDGEAATLALTANAQPAILTTSVAALRVVLEETEIRPDLVAGHSLGEFTALVASGCLEFGDAVRTVRKRGEFMQEAVPPGVGKMAAVLGLTSEEVSELCAEVAGEENVVSPANFNSPTQTVISGEARAVSAAAELAKEKGARRVVELEVSAPFHCSLMEPAAVRLKDVLGEIDFHPAKYPVVTNTGAEANSDSARVADILVEQVVSPVRWAESLEFLKDSGVSKFLEIGPSKVLSGLVKRTLKGVRCAGIEKIEELNHIKTDGIQ; encoded by the coding sequence ATGATAGCTTTCCTTTTTCCAGGTCAGGGCTCCCAGTACATTGGCATGGGCGCTGATTTCTGCGCCGAGTTCGCAGTTGCGAGACAGACTTTTGAAGAGGCAAATGACGCTCTGGGAATCGACCTGGCGAAGCTTTGCTTCGACGGCGAGGCGGCGACCCTTGCTCTTACCGCGAACGCCCAGCCGGCGATACTTACAACGAGCGTGGCCGCGTTGAGAGTGGTTCTTGAGGAGACGGAAATAAGGCCCGATCTTGTTGCCGGACACAGCCTCGGGGAATTTACGGCCCTTGTTGCCTCCGGGTGCCTCGAGTTTGGTGACGCTGTGCGTACCGTGAGAAAAAGAGGGGAGTTCATGCAGGAAGCGGTTCCTCCGGGAGTCGGCAAAATGGCTGCCGTGCTGGGTCTCACGTCCGAGGAAGTAAGCGAGCTTTGCGCCGAGGTTGCGGGAGAAGAAAACGTGGTCTCCCCGGCTAATTTCAATTCGCCCACCCAGACCGTTATTTCCGGAGAAGCCCGGGCCGTTTCGGCCGCGGCGGAGCTTGCTAAGGAAAAAGGGGCAAGACGGGTTGTCGAGCTCGAGGTGAGCGCGCCTTTTCACTGCTCCCTTATGGAGCCCGCGGCCGTGCGCCTAAAGGACGTTCTCGGGGAAATAGATTTTCACCCTGCTAAGTATCCTGTGGTCACCAATACCGGGGCGGAGGCCAATTCTGATTCTGCCAGGGTGGCGGATATACTGGTGGAGCAGGTGGTAAGCCCGGTGAGATGGGCTGAGTCCCTTGAGTTTCTAAAAGACTCCGGGGTTTCTAAGTTTCTCGAAATCGGACCATCCAAGGTTCTAAGCGGTCTTGTGAAAAGAACCCTTAAAGGCGTTCGTTGTGCCGGTATTGAAAAAATTGAGGAGTTAAATCATATTAAGACAGATGGAATTCAGTAA